From the Acidilutibacter cellobiosedens genome, one window contains:
- a CDS encoding DNA polymerase III subunit alpha produces MSETGKFVHLHVHTEYSLLDGANRIKDLINRTKELNMDTIAITDHGAMFGVINFYKEAVENGIKPILGCEIYISRGRYTQKDPKGREQYHLILLAENNEGLKNLMKIVSEGYVNGFYYKPRVDKDVLRKYSKGIIALSACLAGEIPQNLLEGDFQRAREIALEYRDIFGEDNFFLELQDHGMREEKLVDEEIINLSRETGIPLVATNDAHYLKREDAKIHDVLLCIQTGKKVDDEDRMKFPTDEFYIKSYDEMKEIFGNVEEALDNTVKIGKRCNVTLDFGHLHLPRYDVPKGYTNVEYLRKLAEEGLKKRYGQIDENIKKRFEFEFNTIVNMGYTDYFLIVWDFIKYAKDNGIMVGPGRGSAAGSIVSYALGIVDIDPTKYGLLFERFLNPERVTMPDIDVDFCYERREEVIDYVINKYGKDRVAQIVTFGTMQAKGAIRDVGRAINMPYGEVDYIAKQIPMELGMTIDKALEVNKALKDEYENKPEIKELIDLARAVEGLPRHTSTHAAGVVISKDPITEYVPLSRNGDSITTQYTMTELEEMGLLKMDFLGLRTLTVIRDAVNLIEENHKIKIDFSNFSYDDENIYNMFSKGDTLGVFQFESAGMRRFLKELKPTMFENIVAANALFRPGPMNQIPMYIENKNNPSKIEYPHIKLEPILKVTYGCIVYQEQVMQIVRDIGGYSMGRADLVRRAMSKKKMAVMEEERKNFIYGKTDSDGNIEIPGAIRNGVDEKSAGKIYDLMIDFAKYAFNKSHSAAYSMIAYRTAWLKYYYPVEFMAALISSVMGDTNQVSLYIQECKRLNIKVLPPDINESDRKFTVSNNEIRFGLSAVKNVGDVLIDVIVKGRKDGGRYRSFTDFCQRVEKINSSVMNKRAIESLIRCGAMKSLGGNRAQLIKVFERIMDRAHKDKRNNIDGQTSFFDVNNSDILKDDLPDVKEYSQDELLTMEKEMLGIYVSGHPLAPYEEDLKKVSNMSTIDILGTKEEGEMSAGGISDGQAVTLGGIIISKKNKITKNNNMMAFITLEDLYGVIEIIVFPAVYDKFNKYIIEDSVVVVKGRISLSEDEDPKIICESVKPLQRFNKDKLYIKIPNINNKDIFNEIKSILMKYKGETPVYIYMEKKNRTIMADRDLWVDSHDSDLIEKLEDVLGKDCIKIC; encoded by the coding sequence ATGTCTGAAACGGGGAAATTTGTCCACCTCCATGTTCATACGGAATACAGTCTTCTTGATGGGGCAAACAGGATAAAAGATTTGATAAACAGAACAAAGGAATTAAATATGGATACTATAGCTATTACCGATCATGGGGCTATGTTCGGAGTAATAAATTTCTATAAGGAAGCTGTGGAAAATGGTATCAAGCCTATATTGGGCTGTGAGATATATATATCAAGGGGAAGGTATACTCAGAAAGATCCTAAAGGAAGGGAGCAGTACCATCTGATTCTTCTTGCGGAAAATAATGAAGGGCTTAAAAATTTGATGAAAATTGTTTCGGAAGGATATGTAAATGGTTTCTATTATAAGCCGAGAGTGGATAAAGACGTACTTAGAAAATATTCCAAAGGAATAATTGCATTAAGTGCATGTTTGGCAGGAGAAATCCCTCAAAACCTTCTTGAAGGTGATTTTCAAAGAGCAAGGGAAATTGCTCTGGAATATAGAGATATATTCGGAGAGGATAATTTTTTCTTAGAGTTGCAAGATCATGGTATGAGAGAAGAAAAGCTGGTAGATGAAGAAATAATAAATTTAAGCAGGGAAACGGGGATACCTCTTGTTGCAACAAATGATGCCCACTATTTAAAAAGAGAAGATGCTAAGATTCATGATGTACTTCTCTGTATACAAACAGGGAAGAAAGTCGATGACGAAGACCGAATGAAATTTCCTACAGACGAGTTCTATATAAAATCCTATGATGAGATGAAAGAAATATTTGGAAATGTAGAAGAGGCATTAGACAATACAGTTAAAATTGGGAAACGATGTAATGTAACATTAGATTTTGGGCATTTACATTTACCCAGATATGATGTACCCAAAGGATATACTAATGTAGAGTATTTGAGAAAACTTGCTGAGGAAGGGCTTAAGAAGAGATATGGACAAATAGATGAAAATATAAAAAAGAGATTTGAATTTGAATTTAACACCATAGTTAATATGGGATATACGGACTATTTTCTTATAGTATGGGATTTTATAAAATATGCTAAGGATAATGGAATAATGGTAGGGCCGGGGAGAGGCTCGGCCGCCGGAAGTATAGTTTCCTACGCATTAGGAATAGTAGATATTGATCCCACTAAATACGGACTTCTTTTTGAGAGATTTTTAAATCCCGAAAGAGTTACTATGCCCGATATTGATGTGGATTTTTGCTATGAGAGAAGAGAAGAAGTTATAGATTATGTAATAAATAAATATGGGAAGGACAGAGTAGCTCAAATAGTTACCTTTGGAACTATGCAGGCGAAGGGAGCCATAAGGGATGTAGGAAGGGCTATCAATATGCCCTATGGAGAAGTTGATTATATTGCAAAACAAATTCCTATGGAGTTGGGAATGACTATAGATAAAGCTCTTGAAGTTAATAAGGCATTGAAGGATGAATATGAAAATAAGCCGGAAATAAAGGAACTCATAGATTTAGCGAGAGCGGTGGAAGGACTGCCGAGGCATACTTCTACTCATGCTGCGGGGGTTGTTATATCCAAAGATCCTATAACCGAATATGTTCCTCTGTCTAGAAATGGTGATTCCATTACTACTCAATATACGATGACGGAATTGGAAGAAATGGGATTATTAAAAATGGATTTTCTTGGGCTTAGAACTCTTACGGTAATAAGGGATGCGGTAAATTTAATTGAAGAGAATCACAAGATTAAAATAGATTTTTCTAATTTTTCTTATGATGATGAAAATATATACAATATGTTTTCCAAAGGAGATACTTTGGGAGTGTTTCAGTTTGAAAGTGCAGGAATGAGAAGATTCCTTAAGGAATTGAAGCCCACGATGTTTGAAAATATAGTGGCTGCCAATGCCCTATTCAGACCTGGTCCTATGAATCAAATACCAATGTATATTGAAAATAAGAATAATCCTTCTAAAATAGAGTATCCCCATATAAAATTGGAACCAATATTGAAAGTTACCTATGGCTGTATTGTATATCAGGAGCAGGTAATGCAGATAGTCAGGGATATAGGAGGATATTCCATGGGAAGGGCCGATTTGGTCCGCAGGGCTATGAGTAAAAAGAAAATGGCCGTAATGGAAGAAGAAAGAAAAAATTTTATATATGGGAAGACAGATTCTGACGGTAATATAGAAATACCCGGGGCTATAAGAAATGGTGTAGATGAAAAAAGTGCCGGGAAAATATATGATTTGATGATTGATTTTGCAAAATATGCTTTTAATAAATCTCATTCTGCCGCTTATTCTATGATTGCCTACAGAACGGCTTGGCTTAAATATTATTATCCGGTGGAATTTATGGCAGCACTTATTTCCAGCGTTATGGGAGATACGAACCAAGTTTCCCTTTATATTCAAGAGTGTAAAAGACTTAATATAAAGGTACTTCCTCCCGATATAAATGAAAGTGATAGAAAATTTACTGTTTCTAATAATGAAATACGATTTGGATTGTCAGCAGTTAAAAATGTGGGGGACGTATTAATAGATGTTATAGTTAAAGGAAGAAAAGATGGCGGCAGATATAGAAGTTTTACAGATTTTTGTCAAAGGGTTGAAAAGATAAATTCTTCTGTAATGAACAAAAGAGCCATTGAGAGCCTGATCAGATGTGGTGCCATGAAAAGCCTTGGAGGAAATAGAGCGCAATTGATAAAGGTATTTGAAAGAATAATGGATAGAGCCCATAAGGATAAACGCAATAATATAGATGGGCAGACTTCATTTTTTGATGTAAACAATAGTGATATCCTAAAGGATGATCTTCCTGATGTCAAAGAATATTCCCAAGATGAACTTCTCACCATGGAAAAGGAGATGCTGGGGATATATGTCAGCGGACATCCTTTAGCGCCTTATGAGGAAGATTTAAAGAAAGTTTCTAATATGTCCACAATAGATATATTGGGAACGAAAGAAGAAGGAGAAATGTCAGCAGGCGGAATTTCAGACGGGCAGGCTGTTACCTTAGGGGGTATAATAATATCTAAAAAGAACAAAATAACAAAGAATAATAATATGATGGCATTTATAACATTGGAAGATTTATACGGGGTAATTGAAATAATTGTTTTTCCTGCTGTTTATGATAAATTTAATAAATATATAATTGAGGATAGCGTGGTGGTAGTTAAAGGAAGAATTTCTTTAAGCGAGGATGAGGATCCTAAAATAATATGTGAATCTGTTAAACCGCTACAAAGATTTAATAAGGATAAATTATATATAAAGATACCTAATATAAACAATAAAGATATATTTAATGAGATCAAATCTATTCTTATGAAATATAAGGGGGAAACTCCTGTGTATATTTACATGGAAAAAAAGAATAGGACTATTATGGCGGACAGAGATCTTTGGGTTGATTCCCATGACAGTGATTTGATCGAAAAATTGGAAGATGTACTGGGAAAAGATTGTATAAAAATTTGCTAA
- the pfkA gene encoding 6-phosphofructokinase — protein sequence MKTIGILTSGGDAPGMNAAIRAVVRTGIFNKMKVMAVKQGYNGLINGDIDEMNLSSVADIIHRGGTIIRTARSEEFMTEKGLKKALNVIDVFGIDGLIILGGDGSFRGAQTLNERGIACVGIPCTIDNDMGYTDYTIGFFTAVETVVDAISKIRDTSASHGRANIIEVMGRRCGDIALYSGMAGGAESIIVPEEELDVDKVCKRLIQGRNRGKLHSIIILAEGVGNAYELSKSIEEKTDIETRVTILGHIQRGGTPTAFDRIVASRMGFKAVELLMEGKSGVAVGIKENKIYSIPLEEALNVEKAFDEKMFDIARVLSI from the coding sequence ATGAAAACTATAGGAATATTAACAAGTGGTGGAGATGCACCTGGAATGAATGCAGCAATCAGAGCAGTTGTAAGAACCGGAATATTCAATAAGATGAAGGTAATGGCTGTAAAACAGGGATACAACGGGCTTATAAATGGCGATATTGATGAGATGAACCTTTCTTCTGTAGCAGATATTATTCATAGAGGAGGAACTATAATCAGAACTGCCAGAAGTGAGGAATTCATGACTGAAAAGGGTTTAAAAAAAGCATTGAATGTAATCGATGTTTTTGGAATTGATGGTTTGATAATACTTGGAGGAGACGGTTCTTTTAGAGGAGCTCAAACTTTAAACGAGAGAGGAATTGCCTGCGTAGGGATACCTTGTACCATAGACAATGATATGGGATATACTGATTATACTATCGGATTTTTTACAGCGGTAGAAACCGTAGTAGATGCTATAAGTAAAATCAGAGATACATCTGCTTCTCACGGAAGAGCCAATATAATAGAGGTCATGGGAAGAAGATGTGGCGATATTGCTTTATATTCGGGAATGGCAGGCGGAGCTGAAAGTATAATTGTTCCGGAAGAAGAATTGGATGTAGACAAAGTTTGCAAGAGACTTATACAAGGTCGAAACAGAGGAAAACTTCATAGTATTATTATTTTGGCTGAAGGAGTAGGCAATGCTTATGAGTTATCTAAGAGCATTGAAGAAAAGACGGATATAGAAACAAGAGTTACAATATTAGGCCATATTCAAAGAGGAGGAACTCCTACTGCCTTTGATAGAATAGTAGCAAGCAGGATGGGCTTTAAAGCTGTAGAACTTTTGATGGAGGGAAAATCCGGGGTTGCTGTTGGAATAAAGGAAAATAAAATATATTCTATACCTCTGGAAGAAGCTTTAAATGTCGAGAAGGCTTTTGATGAGAAGATGTTTGATATTGCAAGAGTACTTTCAATTTAA
- the pyk gene encoding pyruvate kinase: protein MKKTKIVCTIGPSSEKEEVLRELIINGMNVARLNFSHGSHEEHQKRIVTIKKLREELDLPIGIMLDTKGPEIRIKEFEDGVCELEEGHEFILTSRDVPGNKNIVGISYAELPKDVKRKDTILIDDGLIELEVEDIIDGKDIKCVVKNGGTLSNHKGVNVPGVKTNLPVLTDEDIKDIKFGIKNEVDFIAASFIKKGKDVIEIRKILEQNGNNNIEIISKIESREAVENIDEIINVSDGIMVARGDLGVEIPTEEIPLIQKSIIRKCNLVGKPVITATQMLDSMIRNPRPTRAEATDVANAILDGTDAIMLSGETASGKYPIAAVKTMRRIAERIESSLDYRQLFKVKSMRNEITSTNAISRATCATAEDLGASAIITATSSGYTARAVSKFRPKAPIIAATPSEKIMRKLSLIWGVYPVLSLRSVSTDEVIDLSIHCALKKGYIKEGDLIIITAGIPAGVPGSTNLIKVHTVGKILLRGTGVGAKAVTGKVCIGNSPEELKGKFVKGDILVSKATDKDIIEYIKIASAIIAEEGGLTSHAAIVGLNLGIPTIVGAKNATSILKDGSVVTADSITGLIYNGEVKVL, encoded by the coding sequence ATGAAAAAAACTAAAATTGTTTGTACTATAGGACCTTCATCTGAAAAAGAAGAGGTATTGAGAGAGCTTATAATTAATGGAATGAATGTTGCAAGATTAAATTTTTCACATGGAAGTCATGAAGAACATCAGAAAAGAATCGTCACTATTAAAAAATTAAGAGAAGAACTTGATTTACCTATTGGGATTATGCTGGATACAAAAGGGCCTGAAATTAGAATTAAGGAATTTGAAGACGGAGTATGTGAATTGGAAGAGGGGCATGAATTTATTCTTACTTCAAGAGATGTCCCGGGAAATAAAAATATTGTAGGAATCAGTTATGCCGAACTTCCAAAGGATGTTAAGAGGAAAGACACTATACTTATAGATGATGGACTTATAGAATTAGAGGTAGAAGATATAATTGATGGTAAGGATATTAAATGCGTTGTTAAAAACGGGGGAACTTTATCAAACCATAAGGGTGTTAATGTCCCGGGTGTAAAAACAAATCTTCCTGTTCTTACTGATGAGGATATAAAGGATATTAAATTTGGAATTAAAAATGAAGTTGATTTTATAGCAGCATCTTTTATAAAAAAAGGTAAAGATGTTATAGAAATAAGGAAGATACTTGAACAAAATGGAAATAATAATATAGAGATAATTTCAAAGATTGAAAGCCGTGAAGCGGTGGAAAATATTGACGAGATAATAAATGTATCAGACGGGATAATGGTGGCACGGGGAGATTTGGGAGTGGAAATACCTACTGAAGAGATTCCCCTGATACAGAAAAGTATTATCAGAAAATGTAATTTGGTTGGAAAGCCTGTAATTACAGCAACTCAAATGTTGGATTCCATGATCAGAAATCCGAGGCCTACAAGAGCCGAAGCTACAGACGTAGCTAATGCTATATTGGACGGCACCGATGCTATAATGTTGTCGGGAGAGACGGCATCAGGAAAATACCCCATAGCAGCAGTAAAGACTATGAGAAGAATCGCTGAAAGAATAGAGTCTTCTTTGGATTACAGACAATTATTTAAAGTTAAATCCATGAGAAATGAAATAACAAGTACTAACGCTATCAGCAGAGCTACATGTGCCACTGCTGAAGACTTGGGAGCAAGTGCTATTATTACAGCAACGTCTTCCGGATATACGGCCAGGGCTGTATCAAAATTCAGACCTAAAGCTCCTATTATTGCTGCCACACCTTCTGAAAAAATAATGAGAAAATTATCATTGATATGGGGAGTGTATCCTGTATTATCGTTGAGAAGTGTATCTACAGATGAAGTAATAGATTTATCAATTCACTGTGCATTGAAGAAGGGATACATAAAAGAAGGAGATCTGATAATCATAACGGCAGGCATACCTGCAGGTGTTCCCGGTTCCACTAATCTTATTAAGGTTCATACAGTAGGAAAAATCCTCCTTAGAGGAACAGGAGTCGGAGCCAAAGCGGTAACGGGAAAAGTTTGCATAGGAAACAGCCCAGAAGAACTGAAAGGGAAATTTGTAAAGGGCGATATATTGGTAAGTAAAGCTACGGATAAGGATATAATTGAATATATAAAAATTGCATCGGCCATTATAGCGGAAGAAGGCGGGCTTACTTCCCATGCTGCTATAGTAGGGTTGAACTTAGGGATACCAACTATTGTGGGAGCAAAGAATGCAACGAGTATACTTAAAGACGGCAGTGTCGTTACTGCAGATAGTATTACCGGATTGATATATAACGGTGAAGTGAAAGTTCTATAA
- a CDS encoding FxsA family protein encodes MNKLVLFLVITPILDLFILIKLFKNMGFWTTVLLIILTGIAGCYLAITEGKVTVIKVNKELGQGKIPGNDIISALCIFLGGIFLVMPGIITDIIGITLVVPPTRDFYREYLIRRFTKMIKKGNAHLFLKW; translated from the coding sequence ATGAATAAATTAGTATTATTCTTAGTTATAACACCCATACTTGATTTGTTCATACTGATTAAGCTTTTTAAAAATATGGGGTTTTGGACTACTGTATTACTTATAATTCTTACAGGAATCGCAGGATGTTATCTGGCAATAACTGAAGGAAAAGTAACTGTTATAAAAGTAAATAAAGAATTGGGTCAAGGTAAAATACCGGGTAATGACATCATAAGTGCTTTATGTATATTTTTAGGAGGAATATTTCTTGTGATGCCGGGAATTATTACGGATATTATAGGGATAACTCTTGTAGTCCCCCCTACGAGAGATTTTTACAGGGAATATTTGATAAGAAGATTTACGAAAATGATTAAAAAAGGAAATGCACATTTATTTTTAAAATGGTAA
- the rlmD gene encoding 23S rRNA (uracil(1939)-C(5))-methyltransferase RlmD → MKEEFWKGKEIELKIRDMTKEGQGVGKADGFTIFVEGAILGDQVIAKIEDIKKNYALGKIVKVISPSEYRTDSKCIYDMDCDGCQFHRLNYNKQLELKTSIVKNALERIGKIQGAVIHPTIGMKFPYRYRNKGEFKVKSVGGKSSVGYFKRRSHDIINIERCIIQDELSDKIMNSIRDILKNEDTSELKNITVRTTKHKEAMIILTTTRKGFSFKEKLIKRLSNIKEVKSIYQNINPRADSEMMGSRNIKLYGQDTITDCIGGFRYSISPNSFFQVNREQAEVLYEKAVEYLDLKKDEVVVDLYCGIGTISLYLAQKAGKVYGVEAVEEAVKNGQENAVLNRIENVEFIQGLSEDVFPKLLKRGIKADKLVVDPPRRGCEKEVLETIAQMKPKRIVYISCNPATLARDLRYLEERGYKTLEVQPVDLFCWTGHVETVVSLSHKKADTHININVEFGDEEGQIPIDEIARKAEEYRPSERVTYKMMQEYIESKYNFKVHTAYIAEVKRDLGLPMYDAPNAVEELKQERKHPTPEKVEAIKDALKHFGVCQ, encoded by the coding sequence ATGAAGGAAGAATTTTGGAAAGGCAAAGAAATAGAATTAAAAATACGGGATATGACAAAAGAAGGACAAGGAGTAGGAAAGGCAGATGGGTTTACGATATTTGTTGAAGGAGCTATTTTGGGAGATCAAGTGATTGCCAAAATAGAAGATATAAAAAAGAATTATGCCTTAGGAAAAATAGTAAAAGTAATTTCTCCCTCTGAATACAGAACGGATTCAAAATGTATATACGACATGGATTGTGACGGATGTCAATTTCACAGATTGAATTATAATAAGCAACTGGAGTTAAAGACAAGCATAGTGAAAAATGCATTGGAGAGAATAGGAAAAATTCAAGGAGCAGTAATACATCCGACTATAGGAATGAAATTTCCATATAGGTATAGAAATAAGGGGGAATTTAAAGTAAAATCAGTAGGAGGAAAATCATCTGTCGGCTATTTCAAAAGAAGAAGCCATGATATAATTAATATAGAAAGATGTATTATACAGGATGAGTTATCTGATAAAATAATGAATAGTATAAGAGATATATTAAAAAATGAAGATACTTCCGAATTAAAGAATATAACAGTCAGAACAACGAAGCATAAAGAAGCAATGATAATACTTACTACAACGCGCAAAGGATTTTCGTTTAAAGAAAAATTAATAAAAAGGCTTTCAAATATAAAAGAAGTGAAAAGTATTTATCAGAATATAAACCCGAGGGCAGATTCGGAAATGATGGGAAGCAGAAACATTAAATTATACGGACAAGATACCATAACAGATTGTATAGGAGGTTTCAGATATAGTATTTCTCCCAACTCCTTTTTTCAAGTAAACAGAGAACAGGCGGAAGTATTATATGAAAAAGCAGTGGAATACCTTGATTTGAAAAAAGATGAGGTAGTCGTAGATCTTTATTGCGGTATAGGTACTATAAGTTTATATCTGGCCCAAAAGGCCGGAAAGGTCTACGGAGTCGAAGCAGTAGAAGAAGCCGTAAAAAACGGGCAAGAGAATGCGGTACTTAACAGAATAGAAAACGTAGAATTTATACAAGGCCTTAGTGAAGATGTGTTTCCCAAGTTATTAAAAAGAGGAATAAAGGCAGATAAATTAGTAGTAGATCCTCCAAGAAGAGGATGTGAAAAAGAAGTATTAGAGACAATAGCTCAGATGAAGCCCAAACGCATAGTATATATATCCTGCAACCCTGCAACCTTAGCGAGAGATTTGAGATACTTAGAGGAAAGAGGATATAAAACTTTAGAAGTGCAGCCTGTAGATTTATTTTGCTGGACGGGGCATGTGGAGACGGTTGTATCGCTCTCCCACAAAAAAGCAGACACACATATCAACATAAATGTGGAGTTTGGTGATGAGGAAGGACAGATTCCTATTGATGAGATAGCGAGAAAGGCTGAAGAATATAGACCAAGCGAAAGAGTAACCTATAAAATGATGCAAGAGTATATAGAAAGCAAGTATAATTTCAAGGTGCATACCGCCTATATTGCAGAAGTAAAAAGAGACTTGGGATTACCTATGTACGATGCTCCCAATGCTGTAGAAGAATTAAAACAAGAACGGAAACACCCAACACCCGAAAAGGTAGAGGCAATAAAAGATGCCTTAAAACATTTTGGAGTTTGCCAATAA
- the cpaB gene encoding Flp pilus assembly protein CpaB, protein MKILKNRIFLSALCIGVAAAISFGLLPRFYEDKSATIMVLRASEDIPVGTEIKDNHLTTVEVGSYGLPEGAINDKDTVLGKVAQTNIIKGDYFFPQKLGGFLANELLDRITKNNQRLVTISVPSIAAGLSSHLQNGDIVTVAVFLEQASDGQNSSPQVIIYPELKGLEVYSVENARTQDTAEMREQQKSGQSPNGDTVPKAITLIVTEAQAEKLIQAEYTGKLHIVFEKRGVMNYE, encoded by the coding sequence TTGAAGATACTAAAAAACCGGATATTTCTAAGCGCCCTCTGTATTGGTGTTGCAGCAGCTATATCCTTTGGGCTTTTACCAAGGTTTTATGAGGATAAAAGTGCAACGATTATGGTACTTAGGGCATCAGAGGACATTCCAGTGGGAACGGAGATTAAAGATAATCACCTTACTACCGTGGAAGTGGGAAGCTATGGACTACCTGAAGGTGCTATCAACGACAAAGATACGGTTTTAGGTAAGGTTGCACAGACCAATATTATCAAGGGAGATTATTTCTTTCCACAAAAACTGGGAGGATTTCTTGCAAATGAGCTATTAGACCGCATTACTAAGAATAACCAGCGTCTTGTTACCATCAGCGTACCAAGTATTGCGGCAGGACTTTCCTCCCACCTTCAAAACGGAGATATAGTAACTGTGGCAGTATTTTTAGAGCAGGCATCAGATGGTCAGAATTCTTCTCCACAAGTTATCATCTATCCCGAACTAAAAGGGTTGGAGGTTTACAGTGTTGAGAATGCCAGAACGCAAGATACAGCAGAAATGCGAGAACAGCAAAAAAGCGGTCAGTCACCTAATGGTGATACTGTTCCTAAAGCTATTACGCTAATCGTTACCGAGGCACAGGCTGAAAAACTTATCCAAGCCGAATATACAGGCAAGCTACACATAGTTTTTGAGAAACGAGGTGTTATGAACTATGAGTAA
- a CDS encoding P-loop NTPase family protein yields the protein MSNKIYAVWGGNNSGKTTFAVNLACALSKRDVLVGLISTNLIYGDLQVFFGQSVLEEKGLFQALNDDNPNIGEKFMEYEQSKNLFFLSLPTHYTGLLCDTVAIQEVERMINAASLVFDILIVDGAADMTNPISGVGLWMADKVFTLHKPSIAAQMWQKGVSDFVKGLHIAEKQTHILQTPNGEFDDKTYKSMMELSFDYELPYVKQASELENAGTPLCLFHDRHCRRYSKVLEKIADEIYRGIES from the coding sequence ATGAGTAATAAAATCTATGCCGTTTGGGGCGGCAATAACAGCGGTAAAACAACCTTTGCAGTTAATCTTGCTTGCGCTCTTTCTAAGCGTGATGTATTGGTGGGGCTCATTTCCACTAACCTTATCTATGGAGACCTGCAAGTCTTTTTTGGTCAAAGTGTTCTTGAAGAAAAGGGGCTTTTTCAAGCGTTGAACGATGATAACCCCAACATTGGAGAAAAGTTTATGGAATATGAACAAAGCAAAAACCTGTTTTTTCTATCATTGCCTACGCATTATACAGGGCTTCTTTGTGACACCGTAGCCATTCAGGAAGTAGAGAGGATGATTAATGCCGCATCTTTGGTATTTGATATTCTCATTGTGGATGGAGCAGCAGATATGACTAATCCCATATCTGGTGTTGGCCTTTGGATGGCAGATAAGGTATTTACCCTGCATAAGCCATCTATAGCAGCACAAATGTGGCAAAAGGGTGTTTCAGACTTTGTAAAGGGACTTCATATTGCAGAGAAACAAACCCATATACTGCAGACCCCTAACGGTGAATTTGACGACAAGACCTATAAGAGCATGATGGAACTTTCCTTTGACTATGAGCTACCCTATGTAAAGCAGGCAAGTGAACTGGAAAATGCGGGAACTCCACTGTGTTTATTCCATGATCGACATTGCAGACGTTATAGCAAGGTACTGGAGAAAATTGCAGATGAAATCTACAGAGGTATAGAGTCATGA